GGCAGGTATCCCGTGGAATTAGTTGAGCGTAAAAACAATTTTGACATTGTGTATATAGTGTATTTTTTCAATGAAGGGATGAACCCCCATTGGGTACGCTAGTTTTACCCATGAGTGGGTGAGTGACGTAGGACCATTTCAAACTCAATTGAAAACCTTATGCAACCAATGAGCAAGAAATGTTATATGCTCTTAACAACCCTGTCCTTTATCCAGAGTTGGAAATGGTTTATGCCGTAGGAACATAGGTGGAATTGGATTATATTACACTTTAGttatattactatattttgTTCTCTATATGCATACTACACGCTAAAGGGATTGTTTCATAACTTCATTATAATTGTTTGACTGATTTGTGTTATAGTGAGTTTAAGATGAAATTGTATACTTATGCAATTTAGAAATGTGTTCTCGTCGTATTTATGTTGTTTCTAAGTCATCCCGTCTTGTGTTCCTGCATTGGCACCTGTTGTCGTTTTGAGAAGCCCTGATAGTTTGCTCAGGTAACAGAACAATGTAACAATGCCAAATTTTACTTCTTTTTAGATTTGGTTGGGAACGTATGTAGACTGTGtatattcaaaaaatttgagaaaagatCCACAAGAAGGGAAAAGCACGTACAATCTATAATTTTTGTTCAAAGTCACATCTTGGATAGCATTCTTGTGCTGGCGCCTGGCTACAATACTATGGAGACTGGGAACTATAGTATTTGCAACACATGAATCTGACCAGATAGATATTTcaagaatttaaagaaaaagcACAAATATCTGTGGAATACAATTGTATTTTATTAGCTAAATATGACCACTTGAAGAAAAGGTATTGCAGACATGTCTCTTTTAACTTATGTTTTTGTTGGATTTTTAGTTGGACCACTTGTTTACAGCTCTTTGGGATATATTGATGACCTATTCAACCTGAAAAGCACTCGTGGATGCAGGTGATGTGTTCAAAGACCTAGTTGGTAGTGCATATTATGTTGCTCCTGAAGTTTTGCGCCGAGAATATGGACCCGAAGCTGATATTTGGAGTGCTGGAGTTATTCTATACATTCTACTTAGTGGTGTTCCACCATTTTATGGAGGTAACTTCATTTGCTACGTCTAGAATATTTTAGCATTGGATTTTCCTAAAGCTTCTTCATCATTATTGACTTCCTTTTCGTTCGCCACAGAAAGAACTATGGCAGATTCTTTCTTTACCATATAACATCTTCTGTTTGTTGCCCTTGTGccaaaatatgaagaagaaaatgaagaaacatGTTGTTCAGGAATTGTAATAGAATACATTGAAACTCGACGAAATGGCATAAAAAGTTGTAGAATTTCATACTCATCTTGCAGATATATTTGAACAGCATTATTTGTGTTCCTCTTGTAATTGCCATAATGTAATAATCTAGACTGATTTATCTTACTGATTATATGGTATCTTGCCTTAGCTAGTGTTTTCCTTAGTATCTGAGCATCATTATTTCCGACTCCATATTTGCAACTGGGTTCCCGTAAACTTAGCAAGGAGGTATATACTCCAATTATTTAAAACTATTTGCCAGTCTCAAACTTGGGGAAGCATAGCCTACTTTTAGGCAAACGATTTGTAAGATGTTTTACAAAGTTTTGCTGGGCCTTTTGTTTCCAGTGGTGGATAGCTACCAGAAGTAAACTATACAAGGCAACATTTTTGCATGATATTCTTACAAAATGACTGCTCCGATGTATTTTTCATTGACTTGGATATATTTCTCTTTATTTATACGCAGAGAATGATCAGACCATCTTCGATGCCGTTCTTCGAGGTCATCTTGATTTTTCATCTGATCCTTGGCCTTCAGTATCGAGTAGCGCTAAAGATCTTGTTAAGAAGATGCTACGATCTGATCCTAGGGAAAGGATTTCTGCAGCTGAAGTCCTAAGTAAGATTCAGCTTTAATCAAGATCTCTCATAATACACTGCAGAATATCTTTCTTATATTGTCTCTATTTggtatgatattttttattttaattaagagGAGTACCTTTATTTGTATAGCATCTAGATTCCAGAATTCCTTTAGCTAAGTAATTAGTCTATAAAGTCCGAAAGATTATCCCAATCAGCTATAATAGCGAGTTCATACAAAGATCCAAAGATAGTTCACATTTATATTTCAAACATGGACTTACTCGGATTTTCTTTCAAAGCATCCATGGTTGTTTTCCTTCCACGCATTCCATAGGAGACATGCTCatagaaatcaattttttccAAGGAATAACTCTGGTCCTTGTGATAACTTCTACTGGTAGGTTCTGGTATGCATAATTGATGGTTATAATACTTATAATCTCTGGAACGGCCATTTCATACTGTACTATAACTGAAGTAAATATATATGCAAATGTAGATCATCCATGGATGAGAGAAGATGGTGATGCATCTGACAAACCTCTTGACATTGCTGTCTTATCTAGAATGAAACAATTCCGTGCTATGAACAAGCTGAAGAAAGTAGCACTAAAGGTTGAGTCAATATTCAATGTTCTTATTCTTGACGACATAGGCAATTTTTCTCCCTTTCATGTGTTTCCCAACAACTGTGCTTATCTTCTGTTTCCCTAAATTTGTAGGTAATTGCTGAAAATCTCTCTGAAGAAGAAATCATTGGCTTGAAGGAAATGTTCAAATCTATAGACACAGATGACAGTGGGACAATTacatttgaagaattgaaagcTGGTCTTACAAAAATGGGTACAAAGCTTTCTGAGTCAGAAGTCAGGCAGTTGATGGACGCGGTATTTTCCTGGCCATTCCTTACTTCATGGTTACTGTTCCCTCTTTTTAGCTCATATCTCCTTCTTGCAATTATTCGTCATATTCATTTGACAAATTTGGCAAGCAGTGGATCACTTGTTGAGATGTAAATTTCTGAGAACTAAAAGCTTCTTGGTGAAGCGCATGAACAAGAGATTTACATAGTCCAGCAGAAACACTTCATTTTGGTGATGTGTATCTCGCTAAGTGGCAGTATTTCTTACCCATTGGCAAGTCCACAGCTCTAAATGGATTGTGTTTAATTATTAGATGCTCATAGAAATGATGATGTTCTCAATGCCCTTAAAATCCTTTGACATGAAAAATATTTGGCTTCAAAATACCATGAAGATTGCGTGCATAGAGTGTACTCATTTGCCTAACATGCTTAATGCATAGTCGATAATACAGATATTTGGTTGTTCTTCCAGGCTGATGTTGATGGAAATGGAACAATTGATTACCTTGAGTTCATAACAGCTACGATGCACATGAATCGCATGGAAAGAGAAGATCACTTGTACAAAGCATTTGAGTATTTTGACAAGGATAAAAGCGGGTATGAAGCTATCCACCTGCCCGTTTACTTTGGGTTAACATTCTACTATTTTCTAATCTTGGTCCCTTTAGGTATATTACGATGGAAGAACTGGAGCATGCGCTGAAGGAATACAACATTACTGAtgaaaaatcaataaaagaGATCATTGCTGAAGTTGACACAGACAATGTACGGTATCCTTTTCTTTTCACAAGTTTATATGATATTTCTATTTACAATATCTAAATGTCTTGTGTTTTTGAGAATTTCTTGTAAAAATACAACAGTAAatgtaatatttatttataagcAAGTAAAAGTAATGCATGAGTCATGTCGGCACTATTATAAGAAACTATTTAAGTAATGTGAAATGCTTCCCTAGGATTAAACAAGCATTCTCTATAAGAGGAGCAAGAacaacaaaatttatttaatacaaaGCCAGCAAGTTTGGAAAGAGGGTTATATGATAGTATAATAATTCTCTAATAATTCATCTATATTGAGAAGATATCCTTGGTCCATTTATAAGAGGGATGTTTTACTGTGTCACTTTGACTCATCCACAATATTTGACACTTGTTACTCTCATTTAAAGATGGCGACACTTTTCACTCTCTCACAAAAGAGTGTCCAATGATtaaccatatcttttgaaatactGAATGTTTTGCCAACTTTTCTTTTGGtcaattaggagattttgtaAGAGTGCTTTGATCAAATAGTAAGGACTCTATAGCTTAAACAACGACTGGGAATTGTGCTCGAGATCAGGAGTTgaatctttctctttttttctccctttacAAATAGGTCTCTTTCAATGAAGTAAAATTTTGGACAGCCCTTTAGTGAACCGTATTTCTAGCCACTTGTTTGCAGAAATTATGTTTCTTATCAGATTTTGTCAATTGTACAGTTGAACAGAATCAATACAAATCTGTTGTCTTCtgatattttcttaaacttaaTAAGAAAAGAGATATTCTTTTCCTTGAAACAAGAAAGCTGCACccccaaaaataaaagattCTCTGAGTGACTTGTGCTTAAACATAATGGTTTCTTTTGGACTGTCATGGAGAAATATTTTTAACCAATTGCAGGATGGAAGAATCAATTACGATGAGTTCGCTGCTATGATGAGGAAAGGTGATCCAGATTTCGTCAACAATAGGCGTCGCAGATGAAACACAACAAAACTCATAAAGCACACCATTTGATTAGCATTGCTGCTCCAGTGAGTTTACCAATGGAACCACTAAAGATCCAAATGGTTCCCGGTTTTTTCTATCTGGGATTGTGAGAGTTTTGGCTCTTCATccatatcaaacaaaaaaagttTCGGCTTTTTTTAATTGGCAGTAGAGTTCCTTGTTGAGTTGAGGTTCTGGTTTGGTGCAGGATGTTCCAATATACAGATATAAGTGGTACAAATCTggaaaaataattgaatgtatAGTATACAATTGATAATGCTGATGTATTGCTTCTTTGGTTCATACTTCAGCCTCTTTGAAACAAATGAAGAGAAAGTCCATTTCTCCTCCTTTGTGTGTGTTTTTCAGCATTACGTTCTTGTTTTGGAACAAGCAATAATTTTGTTAAAATGTATTTGTTGTTCCCACATTTGGTAACAGTAACAGTAGTTTATCTCCAATTGTGGGTATcctggggaaagtttgagttaTATACACCGTCAGTATAGAATCATGAGAATCATGAGGTTTCTCAGGTTCAAGTCCCTGCTGAGGAAAAAACACTAGATGATTTCTTCTCTTCTGTCCTAGTCTTGATAAACAGAGTTATTTGATATATGTTGGTGGTGGGAGGTGATATGTCTTCTATTGAATTAATCGAGGTGCGCGCAAGTTAATCCAAACACCACGGATATTAAAACACATACAGTTGGTATAAATACTTTTTAATACTATTAGGTTATCTATAATTAAGCTTCCTTAAAATGTGGAATTTAAGGATTGTCCAAGGCCAACTTTAACCTGTCAAAGTTTTTAATCGTTCTGCCTTGCCCCATTTAgacaaaaatatctttttagattaagtaattatataaaaatattttcattgttaATTAATCATTGCATAAcaaactatcaaaattattctactggaaaaatactttttaataaataattactgattttagcgatattttttatttattatcatttatatcaATAtgtagcaatattatgatatatctactatgtattaaaagtaaattatgcatgcaatataaatgtattataagtgttttaaaatatattatatttgtttggtaagaaattgacacaatgtattataagtgtattaaagtatgtgataaataaattattcttgaataaaacttgtattatatgagttttataaattattctagctaatatgtattaaaattgtattataattgtattataaatattcaatgaaaaaaatattattgctataaatagtagatattttcttaatgtagtacatttatgtaaatttccttTATTCTAAAGtagtaaaaatatttaaaaatagatttaagaCTTCATTTGATTGAGTATGACAATCAGagtattgtttttttttggtaattttttcaaaagctcatagtgaaaaagctcaattacaatttatcctgacttttttggtaattatccgaattctcttttttttcagatttctgatacataggaatgacgttgatacataagtctttttcatgatacatcgctagttgatacaaaccaaacattgtaatattaataaaacttatgaatcaacTTATAACACATAATATATCATGgacacaacaaaaataacattaaaacttatgttttactgatacattgtgtgtttggtttgtatcaactagcgatgtatcatgaaaagaacttatgtatcaaatcgcgatgtatcagcgtCATTCCTATGTATGAGAagagagatttttgaaatttttaaaaatggtatgaaataattgaaaatataaaaatataaggtgtgtaatttggtaatttttcctttttttttaatccttCTGTGTGGCCCAATGGTTTGGGCTTGGGACTTATATGTTGGATGTCTCAAGTTCGAAATCTCTTGCCAGCAAAAGAAAGGGGTTTGCCTTCTGGACTGAACTTATCGTACTGGGCTTGCCTAATGCGGGTTACCTTTCCTATATAgtttgcgagctattgcataAGAGCGGGGATTTTAAAATATGATGGATTCAAATTGAAATGAATTAGACAAATTAAGAAATAGAAAGTGTAAACTTAATTGTCGGTAACTTTTAATTGTACATCAATTGTCTTAAAATTAagaaggcataatacataaatatgccctttaacttggcttcatttcacatttatgccctccaactttgggtgtgcacaagtaggcacttaaacttgtataaaattaaataagcaGACACACATGTTCTACGTGACACAATACACGTAAGACGCCACGTATGACACAAATTTTTTATGTagaaaaaatatgttatttgttcaagttttggatagttaaagtgtctactTGTACATTAATAAAGTTAAAGGTTATAGTTGTCAACTGAATCTAAATTAAGGGTCATATTATGTCAATTAAGAAAGTAATCCCAAATTTAACTTTCTACAACTTTTAATTACAATTACATcaattatattttaagaaaataataaaaaattaaaaatatgttaatgataattggtaaaaaaaattgacaacaaactattaaaaaaatacaattaatactaataataaacacataattatttaaatttataccATATGTATTAATAACATTGAATAATTTTAGGGTTTAGCCGCCCCTCCCTTAAATCTTTCGAATTTCTCCACAAAAAAAATCCCTTTTGGTCTCTATTTATCTGTTGTGAGCATTGAATTTGTGGatttttatgcaaaattatGCCTCGAACTACTACTGTGGAGAGCTCTGGTTGCCCTCCTCTTAGAGCTTTGACGTTTGACATTCTTGGACTAATTAAAGGTAAAGATTTGAACTTTAATCTATTgtttttcaatgaaagtttggTTCTTTTTCACTTGTTCTATTGTTagcaatatttttttgttgttgataaCCGTGGTGTCTGGGTATGAGATAACTGTGTATATTATTGTTAGCAATAATATCTTGCAACTTTGGTGAAAATTGAGCTTGAATGAAGAAGTAGGGATTCATATGGTCGACCCTAACTTGTCCCTGATTAGGCATAGTTGTCATTGTTATGCTGAAAATTGGGTTTTCACATATAAAGATGGtacctttttattttatttttaataactgTGGTGTGCGGGCAGCTTGCACAAGTATGATTTACTCTAT
The genomic region above belongs to Solanum dulcamara chromosome 5, daSolDulc1.2, whole genome shotgun sequence and contains:
- the LOC129888671 gene encoding calcium-dependent protein kinase 1, with translation MGNCNSLPSDQTTTTTSGAGAGGATSTPNQPPSNTGIRIIPSSQPPPPRPLSGIGRVLGRPMEDVRSIYIFGGELGRGQFGVTYLVTHKQTRQQFACKSIATRKLINKDDVDDVRREVQIMHHLTGHRNIVELKGTFEDKHHVHLVMELCAGGELFDRIIAKGHYSERAAAGVCRQMVTVVHNCHSMGVMHRDLKPENFLFLSSDESSPLKATDFGLSVFFKPGDVFKDLVGSAYYVAPEVLRREYGPEADIWSAGVILYILLSGVPPFYGENDQTIFDAVLRGHLDFSSDPWPSVSSSAKDLVKKMLRSDPRERISAAEVLNHPWMREDGDASDKPLDIAVLSRMKQFRAMNKLKKVALKVIAENLSEEEIIGLKEMFKSIDTDDSGTITFEELKAGLTKMGTKLSESEVRQLMDAADVDGNGTIDYLEFITATMHMNRMEREDHLYKAFEYFDKDKSGYITMEELEHALKEYNITDEKSIKEIIAEVDTDNDGRINYDEFAAMMRKGDPDFVNNRRRR